The genomic stretch CTCGGCGGCTCGCACCGCAAGTACGCCTCGGTGGGCGACATCATCGTCGTCTCGGTGAAGGATGCGATCCCCCGCGGTCGCGTCAAGAAGGGCCAGGTGATGAAGGCCGTTGTCGTGCGCACCGCGTTCCCGGTTCGCCGCACCGACGGCACCATCATCCGCTTCGACCGGAACGCGGCCGTGCTGATCAACAACCAGGCCGAGCCGATCGGCACCCGTATCTTCGGGCCAGTGCCGCGCGAACTGCGCAGCAAGAACCACATGAAGATCATTTCGCTCGCGCCGGAGGTGTTGTGATGGCGTCCAAGATCAAGAAGGGCGACAAGGTCGTCGTTCTCGCCGGCAAGGACAAGGGCAAGACCGGGCAGGTGCTGCAGGTCATCCCGACTGAGACCCGCGCAGTAGTGCAGGGGCTCAATCTCGTCCGCCGCCACACCAAGCAGACCGCGAGCCAGGACGCGGGGATCTTCACCAAGGAAGCCCCGATTCACCTGTCGAACCTCGCGATCGCCGATGCGAACGGCAAGCCGTCGCGCGTCGGGTTCAAGATCAACGCCGACGGCACCAAGGTGCGCGTCGCCAAGTCGACCGGGGACACGATCGATGGCTGACACCGTCTATATCCCGCGTCTCCGTACCCAGTACGACGAGACCATCAAGCCGAACCTGATCAAGGAGTTCGGTTACAAGAACGTCATGCAGGCGCCCAAGCTCGACAAGATCGTGCTGAACATCGGCGTCGGCGAGGCGGTCAACGACACCAAGAAGGTGAAGTCGGCGGCTGCCGATCTCGAGAAGATCGCCGGTCAGAAGCCCGTCATCACCCATGCGCGCAAGTCGATCGCCGGCTTCAAGGTCCGCGAAGAGATGCCGCTCGGCGTCAAGGTGACGCTCCGCAAGGCGCGCATGTACGAGTTCCTCGACCGCCTGGTGAATATCGCGCTGCCGCGTGTTCGCGACTTCCGCGGCCTGAACCCGAACTCCTTCGATGGTCGTGGCAACTATGCCATGGGCATCAAGGAACACATCATCTTCCCCGAGATCAACTTCGATCAGATCGATCAGACCTGGGGCATGGACATCATCGTGTGCACCACGGCGCGCACCGACGACGAAGCCCGGGCGCTGCTCAAGGCTTTCAATTTCCCCTTCCGGCAGTAACGGAAGAGAGAAGGACGAGACATGGCAAAGACCAGCTCCATCGAAAAGAACAACAAGCGCAAGCGCCTCGCCAAGCAGCTGGGTCCCAAGCGGGCCAAGCTCAAGGCGATCGTGATGAACCAGACCGTTTCGCTCGAGGAGCGCTTCGCAGCGCAGCTCAAGCTCGCCGCGCTGCCGCGGAACTCGGCTGAGAACCGCATTCACAACCGCTGCGAAGTCACCGGCCGTCCGCGTGGCTACTACCGCAAGCTCAAGATGAGCCGTATCGCTCTGCGCGAGCTGGGCAGCCTCGGGCTGATCCCGGGCATGGTCAAGTCGAGCTGGTAAGGAGAAGACGACAATGAGCCTCTCTGATCCGATCGGCGATATGCTGACCCGCATCCGCAACGCGCAGCTGCGTCGTCGCGATGTCGTCCAGACCCCGGCGTCCACCCTGCGTGGCCGTGTGCTCGACGTGCTGAAGTCGGAAGGCTTCATCCGCGGCTACTCGGAAAGCAAGATGGACAACGGCGTTGCCCAGTTCGACATCGAGCTGAAGTACTCCGACAACGCTCCGGTGATCCGCACCATCGAGCGCGTGTCGCGTCCTGGCCGTCGCGTCTATGCGTCGGTCAAGAACATCCCCTCGGTCGCCAATGGCCTCGGTGTGTCGATCCTGTCGACCCCCAAGGGCGTGATGGCCGATCACGAAGCGAAAGCCCAGAACCTGGGTGGCGAGGTACTCTGCCGCGTCTTCTAAGGCTCACAGCCTTGAGGCCGTCGGTGTGACGATTACTCCGAAGGAAGTAGAAAGAATGTCCCGTACAGGCAAAAAGCCGATTGCTCCGGTCAGTGGCGTCA from Devosia sp. A16 encodes the following:
- the rplX gene encoding 50S ribosomal protein L24, whose product is MASKIKKGDKVVVLAGKDKGKTGQVLQVIPTETRAVVQGLNLVRRHTKQTASQDAGIFTKEAPIHLSNLAIADANGKPSRVGFKINADGTKVRVAKSTGDTIDG
- the rplE gene encoding 50S ribosomal protein L5, translated to MADTVYIPRLRTQYDETIKPNLIKEFGYKNVMQAPKLDKIVLNIGVGEAVNDTKKVKSAAADLEKIAGQKPVITHARKSIAGFKVREEMPLGVKVTLRKARMYEFLDRLVNIALPRVRDFRGLNPNSFDGRGNYAMGIKEHIIFPEINFDQIDQTWGMDIIVCTTARTDDEARALLKAFNFPFRQ
- the rpsN gene encoding 30S ribosomal protein S14, which translates into the protein MAKTSSIEKNNKRKRLAKQLGPKRAKLKAIVMNQTVSLEERFAAQLKLAALPRNSAENRIHNRCEVTGRPRGYYRKLKMSRIALRELGSLGLIPGMVKSSW
- the rplN gene encoding 50S ribosomal protein L14, translated to MIQMQSNLDVADNSGARRVMCIKVLGGSHRKYASVGDIIVVSVKDAIPRGRVKKGQVMKAVVVRTAFPVRRTDGTIIRFDRNAAVLINNQAEPIGTRIFGPVPRELRSKNHMKIISLAPEVL
- the rpsH gene encoding 30S ribosomal protein S8 codes for the protein MSLSDPIGDMLTRIRNAQLRRRDVVQTPASTLRGRVLDVLKSEGFIRGYSESKMDNGVAQFDIELKYSDNAPVIRTIERVSRPGRRVYASVKNIPSVANGLGVSILSTPKGVMADHEAKAQNLGGEVLCRVF